The genome window TTGCACTAGCGGAGAAGAACGGTGAGAAGTTGTTTCCTCGTGAGACTTTTGACACTATCGTCAAGTACATCAAGGATGGTAAAGTTGGCGGTTTCTCGTTAAGTGAAGTTACAAACGAGCAAATCAGAGCTATTTACAAGGAATACGGCGAGTATCTGGCTtgtgttgaagttgaacTCTCTATAGCTTCGCCAGAAATTATATCCAACGGGATTTTGGACACATGCAATGAATTTGGAATTCCTGTCGTTGCATATGCCCCACTAGGAAGAGGTTTACTAACGGGTAGCTTGAAAAGCACTGCTGATATCCCTGAAGGTGATTTCAGGGGCCAATTGAAAAGGTTCCAGGATGATGCCATTGCACATAACCTGACTTTGGTAAAATTCCTTCAAGACGAAATTGCTGCAAAGAGATCCGACAACCCTTCTCTCCCTCAAGTGGCCATTGGCTGGGTCCGTGGACTCAGAAGGGAGTatccaaaaacaaatattaTACCAATTCCATCAGGGTCTTCGGTTGAAAAGGTAAGTGTCAACTTTGATCACATTGATTTATCAGacgatgagatgagcaaGATAAAAGACTTTTTAAAGTCATTTAAAATCGCTGGTGATAGATATGAGTTCGCGCAAGCACATTAAGTGGGCGAtgatttaatttaattttatttaggactctttttcaaaaaaagaaacattcGAATACCTAACAACTATCTGTTGTGTTAGCTCTGCCTCGCCTTATTCATTCACTGTGTTTTGTACCTAAAAacaatctttcttcttttttctttcgatGATGTTCTACGTTCTATGTTCCACACTGTAGGTAACAATgattttttgttatttttttttttttttttattctaccagtatatatataagtaggAAAATTAATGACGAAAAGTCTaattattctttttgtaaAAAATGAATTATTTCATGCAATAACTCTTTACTTTACTTGCTACTTTCTATATAATGTTGTTCTGTCGTTTTGGAGGAAAAACCACTAGAAAACAACTGATTGTTCATCTCTGACTATCATTCTGGCTTCTGGTGAGTACCGTATGAAACCTCCCAGGAAGTTACGATAATGAACATAGAAAGATGTGTATTTCAAATCACCAGGTTAGTCTCAATAGATCATTGTGTCTATGAAATCCAGACAATGGTCTATCATCACTGGTGAACAGTGACGGCGtagaaaacaacaacaacaacaacaatctAAATTAATTCGGCCTATAATAGGCAAGTAACAGTTCGACCCGAACAGGGCTAAGGTTTGTTTCCCTTTTTCAAGGTTGAAAAGGCCAAAAAACCTTCAAAACTTTACCGAATTGGTACCGTCTTTTTTAAATTGAGTGATTTCACGTAAACGGGAATTCATCGTGCTGACGATAGtcgaatttttcattttcttgattGTTTGATTGCCTCGTTGGCGGTGTCATTTGCTATTTTTCAGAACTCCGAGATTGTTTAAGTACTTCTTCTGGGTTTGAAAAGTGACTTGTGCGCACTAGGTGGATTCATTGAAAATGTTTACATCCCCAATGTGAATTCTCTTTCACACGAGACGGAGAACAAAATTTGCACGGCCGAACTTCAATCTGTTTACTTCTCGTAAGCAGAATGGAGAACTAGGCTTGAGATCTTAACTTCACAAGAGC of Kluyveromyces marxianus DMKU3-1042 DNA, complete genome, chromosome 3 contains these proteins:
- a CDS encoding pyridoxine 4-dehydrogenase, translated to MPSPSDYRKELLDVEVGYGLMSLTWRKDPLPAEKVFPTMKKVVEKAGNKKALFNVGEFYGPHLANYKLLQSFFDKYPEDRKKVIISAKGGVNVETLQPTGDADSISASIENALKVFGGYLDIYEPARIDLALAEKNGEKLFPRETFDTIVKYIKDGKVGGFSLSEVTNEQIRAIYKEYGEYLACVEVELSIASPEIISNGILDTCNEFGIPVVAYAPLGRGLLTGSLKSTADIPEGDFRGQLKRFQDDAIAHNLTLVKFLQDEIAAKRSDNPSLPQVAIGWVRGLRREYPKTNIIPIPSGSSVEKVSVNFDHIDLSDDEMSKIKDFLKSFKIAGDRYEFAQAH